CTGGCTGCAGGAGGACGGTTCGCGCCGCACCGGCACGCTGCTGGGGATGGCGCAGGGACCGGTCTACCGCGTCGACGGTCAGGTCGTCTTCGAGGTGCCGGGACGCCTGGCCCTGCCCGAGCTGCCCGGCGACCTGCGCGCGTTGCCGACGCTGGTCTGGCACGTCCGGGCCGAAGGCGCCGGCAGCCGAGACCTGGGCGTGTCGTACCTGACGCGCGGCGTGTCGTGGTCGGCCGACTACGTCCTGCAGCTGGCCGAGAGCGGCACGTCCGGCGACCTGCAGGCGTGGGTGTCGGTGGACAACCGCAGCGGCGCCACCTACCGCGACGCACAGCTGATGTTCCTGGCCGGGGACGTGCACCAGGCGCCGCCCCCGTCGCGCCCGATCATGTACAAGGCCGCGGAGATGGCCGTGGACATGGCCGGCGGCATGGTCGAGGAGACGGTCTCGGACTACCACATGTACACCTACGGCGGCCGCACCACGCTCAAGGAGCAGAGCGTCAAGCAGCTCTCGCTGTTCACGGCGCCCGACGTCAAGGTGAGCCGCCACTACCGCCTCGGGGGCTCGCCCTCGCTTCGCCACGGCGGCGCAGCGCGGTCCGACCGCGTGGCGGTCTGGCACGTCCTGGAGAACCGCGAGCGGGACGGGCTCGGCCGGCCCCTGCCGGCCGGCGTCGTGCGCGTCTACGGCCGCTCGGCCTCCGGCGCCCGCCAGCTGCTGGGCGAGGACCGCATCGGGCACACGCCGAAGGACGAGACGGTCGAGCTGCTGACCGGCTACGCCTTCGACATCGGCGCCGAGCGGACGCAGACCGACGAGCGGGCGCGCGGCGACCGCTCCCGCGAGTACGCCTACCGGATCGTGCTGAAGAACCACACGGCCGCGCCGGTGACCGTCGAGGTCACCGAGTCCGCGGGCGGCGAGTGGTCGATCCTCGAGGAGAGCCACGCCCACACGAAGGTCGACGCCGACTCGTTCCGCTTCGACGTGCCGGTGCCCGCCGACGGCGAAACAACGTTGACCTACCGTGTCCTGGTGACGTGGTGAGGCGCCTCGCCGGGTGCCGGTGAAGGGTGGCGGACGGGGGGCGAGGCCCCCCGTCCCGCTGACAGCCTGTCCCTCGTAAACAGCCGTTCGCTGACAGATTGTCGAAAACCCCTGTTCGGCGGATTCGCCGCTCCGGGCCCGGTTGGGCCACGCATCTCGTATCTCCTAGCGGTTCATAGCGCTTAGGGATCAGGAGAGAATCGGTTGTTCACCGCCCGTACATGGTACGGGACTTGTATTGTCAAACACTAAAATCACGACCCCACGGATACGGAGAGAAGGACGTCAGTCATGGCTGTGAAAACCGGCAAGACCCCCCGGGACCGCCGACCCGCCGCCCGCGTGAAGCGCGAGAGCGCCCGGTTGATGAGCAATTTGGACCTCTATTTCCAGGAAGTGAAGGCCTTCCCGCTGCTGAGCCGGGAAGAGGAGTGCGAGCTGGCGCGCGGCATCCGCGGCAACGACGGCGTCGCCCTGCACAAGCTGGTCAACTCGAACCTGCGCTTCGTGGTGTCGATCGCCAAGGAGTACGCCCACTACGGCGTGCCCCTGGAGGACCTGATCAACGAGGGCAACCTGGGCCTGCTCAAGGCCGCCCAGCGCTTCGACGAGACGCGCGGCTACAAGTTCATCTCCTACGCGGTGTGGTGGATCCGGCAGTCGATCCTGGCCGCGCTGGCCAACCACTCGAAGATCGTGCGCATGCCGCTGAACCGCGCCCGCGTGCTCAACCAGATCAAGCGCGTCAGCAGCGAGCTGCAGCAGGACCTGCGCCGCAAGCCGCTGCCCGAGGAGATCGCGGCCCGTCTCGGCCTGTCCCTCGACGAGGTCAAGGACACCCTGCCGCTGATGCAGGACAACTTCTTCCTCGACGACTACGTGGGCAACGACGAGGACTCGACCTACCTCGACTTCCTCGAGGACACGCGCAGCAAGACGCCCGACTCGCGGGTCCTCGAGGAGGACCTCATGGAGTCGATCGAGCGCATGCTGTGCGACCTCAAGCCGCGCGAGGCCCGCGTGCTGCGCATGTACTACGGCCTGGGCGCCGACAAGGAGATGACCCTCGAGGAGATCGGCCAGATCATGGGCCTGACCCGCGAGCGCATCCGCCAGATCAAGGAGGAGGCCTTCGAGAAGATCCGCAATTCGAAGACCTTCCGGTACATGCACGACTACCAGGACATGCGCGACATGACGGCTTGACGGATCAGGCGAGCGAGACGAGTGCAGTAGCTTCGAAAAAGTTCCGGCCGTGCCCCCCGAGGCGCGGCCGGTTCTCTTTTCAGCCATTCACCTGCTCGCTGCGGACCCGCCCCTGGCCGAGCGTCGCGAGTTCGCGCGTGAATTCCTTGCCGCGCGCCGCGGGCACCCAGACGGTCCAGGCCACGCCGGCGCCGAACTC
The sequence above is a segment of the bacterium genome. Coding sequences within it:
- a CDS encoding DUF4139 domain-containing protein; this encodes MKRTCLGFICLRLAAAVFVLAAALPVVAADVPVVLSGADDRAELMLTIYNENLALVREVRRLELPGGDARLEFQDVPSQIEPRSLLVETVAGKGMLLLEQNYEFDLMSREKILEKYVGREVSWLQEDGSRRTGTLLGMAQGPVYRVDGQVVFEVPGRLALPELPGDLRALPTLVWHVRAEGAGSRDLGVSYLTRGVSWSADYVLQLAESGTSGDLQAWVSVDNRSGATYRDAQLMFLAGDVHQAPPPSRPIMYKAAEMAVDMAGGMVEETVSDYHMYTYGGRTTLKEQSVKQLSLFTAPDVKVSRHYRLGGSPSLRHGGAARSDRVAVWHVLENRERDGLGRPLPAGVVRVYGRSASGARQLLGEDRIGHTPKDETVELLTGYAFDIGAERTQTDERARGDRSREYAYRIVLKNHTAAPVTVEVTESAGGEWSILEESHAHTKVDADSFRFDVPVPADGETTLTYRVLVTW
- a CDS encoding RNA polymerase sigma factor RpoD/SigA → MSNLDLYFQEVKAFPLLSREEECELARGIRGNDGVALHKLVNSNLRFVVSIAKEYAHYGVPLEDLINEGNLGLLKAAQRFDETRGYKFISYAVWWIRQSILAALANHSKIVRMPLNRARVLNQIKRVSSELQQDLRRKPLPEEIAARLGLSLDEVKDTLPLMQDNFFLDDYVGNDEDSTYLDFLEDTRSKTPDSRVLEEDLMESIERMLCDLKPREARVLRMYYGLGADKEMTLEEIGQIMGLTRERIRQIKEEAFEKIRNSKTFRYMHDYQDMRDMTA